From the genome of Candidatus Hydrogenedentota bacterium:
ACATGTCCTTCGGCGGCTCGTTCCAGGGGTCCTCGAGGATGCCGCCCTCGAAGGAAAGATGCAGCATGTTCCGGTCCATCGAGTACGGCTTCTTTACCGTCGTCGGCACGGGGATGCCGTGCCGTTCCGCGAATTCCATCATGGCGGTGCGGCTGTGCAGCGTCCAGTTCGGGTCGCGCCACGGCGCGATGATCGTGACGCCCGGCATCAGCGCCATATAGGTCAATTCGAAGCGGACCTGGTCATTCCCCTTGCCCGTGGCGCCGTGCGAGACCGAGTCGCCGCCCGTCTCCCGGAGCGCGTCGATTTGGCCCTTCGCGATGATCGGGCGCGCGATGCTCGTGCCGAGCAGGTAGCTGCCCTCGTAGATCGCGTTTGCGCGCATGGCCGGGAACACGAAGTCGCGCACGAATTCCTCTTTCAGGTCCTTGACCACGGCCTCACACGCGCCGGTGTCGAGCGCCTTCTTGCGCGCCGCTTCGAGTTCCTCGCCCTGGCCGATATCGGCGATGTAGGCGACCACGTCGCACTTGTAGATTTCCTGCAGCCACTTTAGGATAATCGAAGTATCCAGGCCGCCGGAATAGGCCAGTACGATTTTCTTGGGCATTGTGTGTAACTCCGTCTCTTGATCCGCGCGGGCGGGACGCCCGTGCCACGTTAACCCATCAACGTTACGAGCACCGCCTTCTGCGTGTGCATCCGGTTTTCAGCCTCGTCGAACACGACGGATTGCGGCCCGTCGATTACGTCGTCCGTGACCTCCAGCCCCCGTTTCGCGGGCAGGCAGTGCATGAAAATCGCGTCCGGTTTCGCCTGCGCCATGATGCCCGCGTTCACCTGATAGGGCGCGAACGCGGCATTGCGCTCGGCCGCTTCCTTTTCCTGTCCCATGCTGGTCCACACGTCCGTATAGATGACGTCGGCGCCCGCGGCGGCTTCGTGCACGTCGTGGGTCACGAGCACGCGGCCTTTGCCCCTCTCGCGCGCCGCCGCGAGCAGGGCGGGGTCGCTTTCATAACCAGGCGGACATGCCAGACGCAGGTCGATCGCAAAATGCAGGGCGAATTCGACCCACGAATTGAAAACGTTGTTCCCGTCGCCTACGAACGCGATCGCGAGGCCGGACACGTCCTTGCGTTTGTGCTCGCGCAGCGTCTGCACGTCCGCGAGGATTTGGCAGGGATGCAGCTTGTCCGTCAACGCGTTGACCACGGGCACGGAGGCATGTTCCGCGAGCGTGATAACGTCCTCATGCCGGTAGGTGCGCGCCACGATGCCATGCACCCAGCGGCCGAGGTTGCGGGCCACGTCGGGCACGGATTCGCGCCTGCCCAGCTCCGTTTCGAGCAGCACGGCCTGCCCGCCCAGTTGGAACATGCCCACCTCGAAGGTGACGCGCGTGCGCAGGC
Proteins encoded in this window:
- the argF gene encoding ornithine carbamoyltransferase, yielding MVTDFLSLAELTRDEVLALLDLADDLKRKQRYGEEHHYLKGKTLAMIFEKASLRTRVTFEVGMFQLGGQAVLLETELGRRESVPDVARNLGRWVHGIVARTYRHEDVITLAEHASVPVVNALTDKLHPCQILADVQTLREHKRKDVSGLAIAFVGDGNNVFNSWVEFALHFAIDLRLACPPGYESDPALLAAARERGKGRVLVTHDVHEAAAGADVIYTDVWTSMGQEKEAAERNAAFAPYQVNAGIMAQAKPDAIFMHCLPAKRGLEVTDDVIDGPQSVVFDEAENRMHTQKAVLVTLMG
- a CDS encoding argininosuccinate synthase, whose product is MPKKIVLAYSGGLDTSIILKWLQEIYKCDVVAYIADIGQGEELEAARKKALDTGACEAVVKDLKEEFVRDFVFPAMRANAIYEGSYLLGTSIARPIIAKGQIDALRETGGDSVSHGATGKGNDQVRFELTYMALMPGVTIIAPWRDPNWTLHSRTAMMEFAERHGIPVPTTVKKPYSMDRNMLHLSFEGGILEDPWNEPPKDMFLLSVDPQDAPDTPAYVEIDFEAGTPVALNGQRLSPANLLAQLNELAGRNGVGRVDLVENRFVGMKSRGVYETPGGTVLYAAHRAVESLTVDREVMLERDRLSPRIAQLIYNGFWYSPEMAALKAFVDKSQEHVTGTARIKLYKGNCIVAGRRAEKTLYNPQISTFEEDKGAYDQSDATGFIRLNALRLRVRTQAGFFEAP